The following nucleotide sequence is from Apium graveolens cultivar Ventura chromosome 4, ASM990537v1, whole genome shotgun sequence.
CATCTCAAGTGAAAATTAGAAATAAAATCATTCCGGTCATAAAATTATACTAAAGAAAAACATATCTTAGAACAAGTCCAATGGTGAGCTATATCTTGTGCTATATCTATATTATAGCTCAAAATCAAAAAAATTCAACTCCAATGGTGTGCTAAACTTGGTGCTAAAATAGCATATTGCTATAGTTGGTGCTATATTTAGCACAAACTATAGCAATAGCTATAATTGCCACCTCATCAAAAAGTAAAAAAGTGGAGGGAAATGAATAAAAAATAGATTTATATCTCAACCTATTCAAGTACATGAATGCACATATATTTATTATCATCCAGTTTTCTTTACGGTACATTAATGATTTTTTACACAAAATTAAAAACATGCAATGTTTATTACAAAAATTTAAAACGATGCAGCTTTACCAGAATCAGAACACCAACCATCCACATTTTATGCCACACACCCACCTTTGCTATTGCATTCAACGTCCAACAAATTATTTTGTAGACTATTTGATAAACACctctataaatatatatatgcaaGACTGATCAACTAGAACCAAAACACCAACAATGTCCTCTCAGTCTTCTGCAAGAGGAAAATCATTCACGCTGGAACAAGATGAAGCAATATGCAAATCTTATTTGAGCATCCAATTGTTGGTAGCTCGCAGCCAAGGAGTCAATTCTGGAGCAGGATTCTACAAGAATATAAAGCGAAAACAAATGACGAAAGTCGGTCCGAAATAAGCATCAGATCTCGTTGGCAAATTATCCAAAAATTTGTGTAGAAATAATCTCGTATTATTCTTTCATTGGCAGCTACTCGATCACGCTGGATGAAAGTTCTTCCAGTTGTAGAACCAGCATGGCCTACTTGttggtgattacttgtttatagttTTTGACAGTTGCTAATCAACATCATTTGGATCATGACCTTTTCATCTTATCTGAAGAATCTCCATCAAAATCACCTCTCTGTATCCTTTTCTTTAAGCTGctcatattttatttttctaaaagaTAAATTCAATATGATATGCCGAGTGAAAGACAAATAATAAAAAGTATATAGTAAATATATTGAATGTAGGTAGTTGAATTTATGTTTAAAATAATAGGGTAATTGAGAGTTGGTTAAATTTGGCACAAGATATAGCACCAACCACTGAAGATGTGATATTATTTTAGCACCAAAGCTCGCTATTGGACTTCGCTCTTAATTTAGCTGAATGCTGATACAATATATATACAGATAGATACAATCAACTGCCAAAGCTAACAACTACTGTATCTAATCTGTGTCTATAGATTTGTAACAGACTGTAAATGTGGCGAGCACGACATTCTACAACACAATTCATCAACAATGCCGGAGCTAGGGTTTCAACCTCACAACAACTCGCCGAGTTCTGGACTCGGTGCAACTCGTGATGTGAGTCCTGACTCAGTCATTTTCAGCGCCGATTCGAGTTTCTTCTCCTCCGCTTCTTGTAGTGTTGAGCGCTGTTCCTTTGCTTCCGAATCGTCtcaggtctctctctctctccctctctctgtccgttcctctctctctctctctctctctctctctctctctccctccctctatTTCTGTTAGTTTCAGCTCCAATTTAGGCTAATTTGTTCCAATTAGAGCTGAAATTCGTTGTTTAATCAGTTCTAAATATCAATTTACTTATGCACATCTATATATGCATATattgtgtatgtatatatagtgCGATGATTGTTAATTTAGCGCAGATTTAGTACTGGAGAGCTCATTTCCAACTAAATAtcacatctctctctctctctctctctctctctccctcccccctctccctctctctctatCTCCCTCCCTCTCCGTGTTTGGATAGTGCGAGGGAATTGATGATTTAGCATAGATTTATTACTGAATACTGAATAGCTCATTTCGaattgcatatatatatatgtgtttgtgtGTTTGTTTTGTATGATTTGATATTAGATGATATGAAATTATGTGTATGATATGATATAGATCTGATCACGTTATTGTTATGTTAAATGTGCTTCATGCATAATTGATTTATGACGTTTTGTTGTTATGTGTATCAGTGGATGTATAATATTTGATATATTGTATTGACATCACATCAGAATAGAAAGAAAGTTAATTAAAAATAGATTATGCAGTTCGAATTTTTTGTCTAATTAAAGACATAATATCTAATAGCTTGTACTTTATAGGGGAAATCTAGTGCTAAAATTCCAATTTTGTCGATTAAGGTATATTCATATATTTTTTGTTTGAACTAGCAGCATTTGGCTGTACATGAATGCGGTGAGAGTTTTTCTAGTGGTCCAGATCTACATCCAAAGAAATCCACAGTATGTAAGAATAGTCTCGTGTGCAGGAAAGTCGAAAACAGCAATGGTAATCATTAAATCACAGCTAAATTTGTATCTTAGAGAGCCAGTTATAATTCAACTTGTTACTTATTGCTTTGTTTTTTTCTAATTTGAATGCTCAGTTGAGAAAGAAGACACGAAGGTAGAAACCGATGATGAAAATCAAGTACTAGATTCAGCACGAAGCTCCTTTTCACAAGCACTAAAAGGTGAAATGCGTTGAGTTATAGTAAATTTTCAGTTTTACTTTCGGAGTCTGAAATGCTTATGAAGTTGATTAAATAATCAGATTGTCAAGTACGGAGGTCAAAATTCGAGGCTTTGTTGAAGAAATCAGACAGGCGAAGACCTGCTTCGCTAGATATGAATAATAACTTGACAAATGTCACAAGCTCTTCCCCACGATTTGGAGTCATTAAGAAGAGTGCTGCTTTAACACGGTCAACTGGAACATTTCCTAGTCCCGGAACACCAAATTTTAGTCACACAAGTACTGTAATGCAGAAAGGATGGAGTTCAGAACGTGTAGCTTTGCCTACAAGTGCTAACAGGAGAACAGTTAATAATGCTTTGCTGCCATTCAATAATGGAAGGACATTGCCTTCTAAATGGGAGGATGCCGAGAGGTGGATCTCTAGTCCAGTTTCAGGAGATAGTTCTTCACGGCCTTCATTTCCGCAGCCACAAAAACGGCCCAAAGCAAAGAGTGGGCCTTTGGGTCCACCTAGAACTGCATACTACTCAATGTACTCACCAGCTGTGCACATGTTTGATGGAGGGATAGTTGAAAATTTTATGGCGGCATCTCCATATACAGCTGGAGTGATTGCTACTGATAGTTTGTCGGTTCGACATGACACAGGGTACGGAGGGAGCGGAAGTTTTTATGATCGTATGGAACCCTGCATCGGAAGATCAGTCAGTGTACACGGTTGCTCCGGAACACTATCTCAATCACTATTGCCAAGCTCAGACGGTACTTCCTATATCTCCAGGGCTTTTataaatactaaataattaaattttgGATTTGAATTGTGTATGATTTGTTATACAACATTTTTTTGCTTACCTTGGTCGCTTTCAATATTGATTTTAAGTTATGTCAATTTGACATCTGTAAAAAAGTCATGTATTTTGGACTGCCAAGAAACTATTGTGACTTGCCTCATGTTTTGATAGTAATTAATGTAAAATCATAAGCCTGATGTCGTTTCAATATGTAGATATCACTTTTGACCATGGTTGTCACGACGCTAAGTCGAGGCGAGTTGATGGACCTCCGCCTAGTCGATCAGTCGTGGACTAGTCGTAGACTAGTCGACCAAAACAAATATAActataataaatataatataacatatatgtatattttcTATAATTTAGGCTTCTAAATTCCAAGTTTCTAGCATCTACCAAAATATTGTAGATCAGATCCTTGTATTTCATATCCAAGGATGAGGACTTGTCACAACTTACAATTCACAACTTTGTTAATTATTATAACTTACAATTAAAACTAACAAgtacatacattcatacatgatacatatatgtatatatacaatcaaatttgtagacatatacacacataatatatatgtatagttATAAAATATCATATTATACTTATATTGTcgtacatatatgtatataactatatatatatatatgaaagaagaagaaaatgaagcTTAATGTGAATTAAGGTTAAAGAAGATTGATAAGTGGAAAAGCTCAGTATATGTCATTTAGGGCTGGGTTGCACAGTTTGTCTTGTTGGATTAGAAATTAGGGTTGAAATCTCTGTTAAAATGGATTTGAACAGGATTTTGGCCTTCAAAATAAACCAGCCGATGACCTGGAACGACTAGTCGGCTCGACTAGTCGCCCAGTCAGTCGACTAGTCGCCCAGTCAGTCGACTAGTCGCTCGACATATCTGATTTTCTCCAGTCGACAAGTTCAGTCGACTTTTAAATCTCGACTGCTCGACTAGTCGTCGACTAGTCGCGACTAGTCGAGCGCCGTGACAACCATGCTTTTGACGCTAAGACAGCTAAAAGAACGTAAAAAATTATGATTGGTTGTAGATTtgcatttaacaattaaacaaGGAGGAAGAGCACCTTTTTGATGTTTTCTTTTCCCTAGTGGATTATGAGTTTTTTCCCAAAATTTATGCTTTGTATTTGACCACTAGCTAGCATAGATACCCCTGCAATTCCCCTACACTGACTTTTAAGTTAAAAGCGTCTGAAGGCCTGGTGTTGCTGATTCACCCAGAAGAGGTGAGAGCTTCTAAATCAGAGCTCAAAACTTTCTGCCTCTGCATTCACATCAGCCAAGTGGATAAAATCCAAGCAGTTTGGCGCTGTATTTTCCATTTTAACAAGTTGTTTCACACAAATAACTTATGTACATTACTTGAGCGTAGTTATTTATAGCTAGGTTTATTTCCATGATTGTGCTTGTACCCTTTGTAGATGCTTTCCATTTGTGGCATATTGCAAATTTTTACATTGTTCAAATGTTTAATGTTCATGATAATGTATTTTAAAAGCAATGAATTAATAGATGTTTCTAAACCTCGCATCTAAACTGCCTCTAACTATGAGTAGCTTTTCGATGTTATGTAAATTTGCAAAATTAAGCTCAACCAGAATATCCCCAATGTTATTAGAAGGATATTAAGGGTCGAACAATATTCTGTATCAGTTACATTGTTATTTTGGCCAGTATAGTTTGTGATTTGACAAGTCTACAGG
It contains:
- the LOC141721743 gene encoding uncharacterized protein LOC141721743 isoform X5; the encoded protein is MPELGFQPHNNSPSSGLGATRDVSPDSVIFSADSSFFSSASCSVERCSFASESSQHLAVHECGESFSSGPDLHPKKSTVCKNSLVCRKVENSNVEKEDTKVETDDENQVLDSARSSFSQALKDCQVRRSKFEALLKKSDRRRPASLDMNNNLTNVTSSSPRFGVIKKSAALTRSTGTFPSPGTPNFSHTSTVMQKGWSSERVALPTSANRRTVNNALLPFNNGRTLPSKWEDAERWISSPVSGDSSSRPSFPQPQKRPKAKSGPLGPPRTAYYSMYSPAVHMFDGGIVENFMAASPYTAGVIATDSLSVRHDTGYGGSGSFYDRMEPCIGRSVSVHGCSGTLSQSLLPSSDDRKPDNVEDEGTNISRDISRRNMATQMSPEKSPHSSPKERHCFASSTNPVLPSVEWQDSQFPKQVRDVQVDERVTMSQWCKKTKSRTTGEDSGNCDDWKKKALEIRSTNWEVSKTANNISTY
- the LOC141721743 gene encoding uncharacterized protein LOC141721743 isoform X4, giving the protein MPELGFQPHNNSPSSGLGATRDVSPDSVIFSADSSFFSSASCSVERCSFASESSQHLAVHECGESFSSGPDLHPKKSTVCKNSLVCRKVENSNVEKEDTKVETDDENQVLDSARSSFSQALKDCQVRRSKFEALLKKSDRRRPASLDMNNNLTNVTSSSPRFGVIKKSAALTRSTGTFPSPGTPNFSHTSTVMQKGWSSERVALPTSANRRTVNNALLPFNNGRTLPSKWEDAERWISSPVSGDSSSRPSFPQPQKRPKAKSGPLGPPRTAYYSMYSPAVHMFDGGIVENFMAASPYTAGVIATDSLSVRHDTGYGGSGSFYDRMEPCIGRSVSVHGCSGTLSQSLLPSSDDRKPDNVEDEGTNISRDISRRNMATQMSPEKSPHSSPKERHCFASSTNPVLPSVEWQDSQFPKQVRDVQVDERVTMSQWCKKTKSRTTGEDSGNCDDWKKKALEIRSTNWEVSKTANNISTKREEARITAWENLQKAKADAAIRKLECVIQDETRKEEIIIHG
- the LOC141721743 gene encoding uncharacterized protein LOC141721743 isoform X2, with translation MPELGFQPHNNSPSSGLGATRDVSPDSVIFSADSSFFSSASCSVERCSFASESSQHLAVHECGESFSSGPDLHPKKSTVCKNSLVCRKVENSNVEKEDTKVETDDENQVLDSARSSFSQALKDCQVRRSKFEALLKKSDRRRPASLDMNNNLTNVTSSSPRFGVIKKSAALTRSTGTFPSPGTPNFSHTSTVMQKGWSSERVALPTSANRRTVNNALLPFNNGRTLPSKWEDAERWISSPVSGDSSSRPSFPQPQKRPKAKSGPLGPPRTAYYSMYSPAVHMFDGGIVENFMAASPYTAGVIATDSLSVRHDTGYGGSGSFYDRMEPCIGRSVSVHGCSGTLSQSLLPSSDDRKPDNVEDEGTNISRDISRRNMATQMSPEKSPHSSPKERHCFASSTNPVLPSVEWQDSQFPKQVRDVQVDERVTMSQWCKKTKSRTTGEDSGNCDDWKKKALEIRSTNWEVSKTANNISTKREEARITAWENLQKAKADAAIRKLEMKLEKKRSSSMDKIMKKFKTAQKKAREMRNSDVVNPAHQVSTTSHKLISFRRTRQISSLSGCFTCHAL
- the LOC141721743 gene encoding uncharacterized protein LOC141721743 isoform X1; the protein is MPELGFQPHNNSPSSGLGATRDVSPDSVIFSADSSFFSSASCSVERCSFASESSQHLAVHECGESFSSGPDLHPKKSTVCKNSLVCRKVENSNVEKEDTKVETDDENQVLDSARSSFSQALKDCQVRRSKFEALLKKSDRRRPASLDMNNNLTNVTSSSPRFGVIKKSAALTRSTGTFPSPGTPNFSHTSTVMQKGWSSERVALPTSANRRTVNNALLPFNNGRTLPSKWEDAERWISSPVSGDSSSRPSFPQPQKRPKAKSGPLGPPRTAYYSMYSPAVHMFDGGIVENFMAASPYTAGVIATDSLSVRHDTGYGGSGSFYDRMEPCIGRSVSVHGCSGTLSQSLLPSSDDRKPDNVEDEGTNISRDISRRNMATQMSPEKSPHSSPKERHCFASSTNPVLPSVEWQDSQFPKQVRDVQVDERVTMSQWCKKTKSRTTGEDSGNCDDWKKKALEIRSTNWEVSKTANNISTSKREEARITAWENLQKAKADAAIRKLEMKLEKKRSSSMDKIMKKFKTAQKKAREMRNSDVVNPAHQVSTTSHKLISFRRTRQISSLSGCFTCHAL
- the LOC141721743 gene encoding uncharacterized protein LOC141721743 isoform X3 gives rise to the protein MPELGFQPHNNSPSSGLGATRDVSPDSVIFSADSSFFSSASCSVERCSFASESSQHLAVHECGESFSSGPDLHPKKSTVCKNSLVCRKVENSNVEKEDTKVETDDENQVLDSARSSFSQALKDCQVRRSKFEALLKKSDRRRPASLDMNNNLTNVTSSSPRFGVIKKSAALTRSTGTFPSPGTPNFSHTSTVMQKGWSSERVALPTSANRRTVNNALLPFNNGRTLPSKWEDAERWISSPVSGDSSSRPSFPQPQKRPKAKSGPLGPPRTAYYSMYSPAVHMFDGGIVENFMAASPYTAGVIATDSLSVRHDTGYGGSGSFYDRMEPCIGRSVSVHGCSGTLSQSLLPSSDDRKPDNVEDEGTNISRDISRRNMATQMSPEKSPHSSPKERHCFASSTNPVLPSVEWQDSQFPKQVRDVQVDERVTMSQWCKKTKSRTTGEDSGNCDDWKKKALEIRSTNWEVSKTANNISTSKREEARITAWENLQKAKADAAIRKLECVIQDETRKEEIIIHG